The Kaustia mangrovi genome has a segment encoding these proteins:
- a CDS encoding dimethylarginine dimethylaminohydrolase family protein, producing MFLGFQSDTGPLARLVVKHVRDAFVSEAKIDAEWRSLGYTARPDLARAIDQYDAFVAAIRQLAPEVEIDFLEADGTTTLDSLYPRDAAIATSKGMVLCNMGKPARAGEPAAEGQLFSQADIPVCGAISGAGHIEGGDVAWIDEHTLAVGRGYRTNEEGIRQLRALLGDAAEIVRVPMPHYRGPGDVFHLMSILSPIDRDLALVYSPLMVVPFREILLERGIGLVEVPDEEFDSMGCNVLAVAPRKCVMIDGNPVTRRRLEEAGCEVVAIDGSEICSKGAGGPTCLTRPILRQCEDVAGTGTARSAGTPQPAA from the coding sequence ATGTTTCTCGGCTTTCAATCGGATACGGGGCCGCTGGCCAGGCTGGTCGTCAAGCATGTGCGCGACGCGTTCGTGAGCGAGGCGAAGATCGATGCGGAATGGCGCTCGCTCGGCTATACGGCCAGGCCCGACCTGGCGCGCGCCATCGACCAGTATGACGCCTTCGTCGCGGCGATCCGCCAGCTCGCGCCGGAGGTGGAGATCGACTTCCTGGAGGCCGACGGGACGACGACGCTCGATTCGCTCTATCCGCGCGACGCCGCGATCGCGACGTCCAAGGGCATGGTGCTCTGCAATATGGGCAAGCCGGCACGGGCGGGCGAGCCCGCGGCGGAGGGGCAGCTCTTTTCGCAAGCCGACATCCCGGTCTGCGGCGCGATCTCCGGGGCGGGCCATATCGAGGGCGGCGACGTGGCCTGGATCGACGAGCACACGCTCGCGGTCGGCCGCGGCTATCGCACCAATGAGGAGGGCATCCGCCAGCTCCGGGCGCTTCTCGGCGACGCCGCGGAGATCGTGCGCGTGCCGATGCCGCATTATCGCGGGCCCGGCGACGTGTTCCACCTGATGTCGATCCTCAGCCCCATAGACCGCGATCTGGCGCTCGTCTACTCGCCGCTGATGGTCGTGCCGTTCCGAGAGATTCTTCTGGAGCGCGGCATCGGGCTCGTCGAGGTGCCCGACGAGGAGTTCGACTCCATGGGCTGCAACGTGCTCGCCGTCGCGCCGCGCAAATGCGTGATGATCGACGGCAATCCCGTGACCCGCCGGCGGCTGGAGGAGGCGGGCTGCGAGGTCGTCGCTATCGACGGCAGCGAGATCTGCAGCAAGGGCGCCGGCGGGCCGACCTGCCTGACCCGCCCGATCCTGCGCCAGTGCGAGGACGTCGCCGGTACGGGCACGGCCCGCAGCGCCGGGACGCCTCAGCCGGCCGCGTAA
- a CDS encoding ABC transporter ATP-binding protein: MTRQDADTPRVALSARGLTKIYHMGAVEVQALRGVDVDLYEGEMAILLGPSGSGKSTLLNILGGLDIPTAGHVLFQGRDLAEGGERALNRYRRDHVGFVFQFYNLIPSLTARENVALVTEIARDPMSPAEALELVGLGARLDHFPAQLSGGEQQRVAIARAIAKRPDLLLCDEPTGALDSKTGILVLEAIMRVNRELGTTTALITHNAVIGDIAHRVLQFADGRIVEQRVNETRREPGELVW, from the coding sequence ATGACACGCCAGGACGCCGACACGCCGCGCGTCGCGCTGTCCGCGCGGGGCCTGACGAAGATCTACCATATGGGGGCGGTCGAGGTTCAGGCCCTGCGCGGCGTCGATGTCGACCTCTATGAGGGCGAGATGGCGATCCTGCTCGGCCCGTCGGGCAGCGGCAAGTCGACCCTGCTCAACATACTGGGCGGCCTCGATATTCCCACCGCCGGGCACGTCCTGTTCCAGGGCCGCGACCTCGCGGAGGGCGGCGAGCGCGCGCTCAACCGCTATCGCCGCGACCATGTCGGCTTCGTGTTCCAGTTCTACAATCTCATCCCGAGCCTGACGGCGCGCGAGAACGTGGCGCTCGTGACCGAGATCGCGCGCGATCCCATGTCGCCGGCCGAGGCGCTGGAGCTCGTCGGCCTCGGCGCCCGGCTCGACCATTTCCCCGCCCAGCTTTCCGGCGGCGAGCAGCAGCGCGTGGCCATCGCGCGCGCCATCGCCAAGCGGCCCGACCTCCTGCTGTGCGACGAGCCGACGGGCGCGCTCGACAGCAAGACCGGCATCCTGGTTCTGGAGGCCATCATGCGGGTCAATCGCGAGCTCGGCACCACGACCGCGCTCATCACGCACAATGCCGTCATCGGCGATATCGCCCACCGCGTGCTGCAGTTCGCCGACGGGCGGATCGTGGAGCAGCGCGTCAACGAAACCCGGCGCGAGCCCGGCGAGCTCGTCTGGTGA
- a CDS encoding efflux RND transporter periplasmic adaptor subunit, whose amino-acid sequence MSVAMRRVLIWGVLGVALAAAIAYALRPQPVLVDLATARTGLLRVTVDDEGEARVRDVYTLHAPVGGYLQRIDAEAGDPVEANRTVLARIEPAPPAFLDVRSQAEQRAAIEAARAARDLAAADLERAEADLAFAAAELERAQRLIKEDNISQRSLDDAQRAQRVAHANLATARATLEMREHELARARSRLLSREELEARIAKRDDDCDCVTVTAPVGGVVLHVVRESAGVIEAGTPLLEIGDPGNLEVVVDLLSEDAVGIEPGQKAIIAGWGGPDLDATVRRVEPFGRTEVSALGIEEQRVDVVLDFTPAREAWRRLGHGYRVDVRVILFEGDVLQVPLGALFRDGEQWAVFVAEDGQARLRPVEVGARNGLSAEIRGGLAAGDRVVLYPSERIADGTAVSQR is encoded by the coding sequence ATGAGCGTCGCCATGCGCAGGGTTCTGATCTGGGGGGTGCTCGGCGTGGCGCTCGCCGCCGCCATCGCCTATGCCCTGAGGCCGCAGCCGGTCCTCGTCGACCTCGCGACCGCCCGGACGGGGCTCTTGCGCGTCACCGTGGACGACGAGGGCGAAGCGCGGGTGCGCGACGTCTACACGCTCCATGCGCCGGTCGGCGGCTATCTCCAGCGCATCGACGCGGAGGCCGGCGACCCGGTGGAGGCCAACCGCACGGTCCTCGCCCGGATCGAGCCCGCCCCGCCCGCCTTTCTCGACGTGCGCTCGCAGGCCGAACAGCGCGCCGCCATCGAGGCCGCGCGCGCCGCCCGCGACCTCGCCGCCGCCGATCTGGAGCGTGCCGAGGCCGACCTCGCCTTCGCCGCGGCGGAGCTGGAGCGCGCGCAGCGCCTCATCAAGGAGGACAATATCTCCCAGCGCTCGCTCGACGACGCCCAGCGCGCCCAGCGCGTGGCCCATGCCAATCTCGCGACCGCGCGGGCAACGCTGGAGATGCGCGAGCACGAGCTCGCCCGCGCCCGCTCGCGCCTCTTGTCGCGCGAGGAGCTGGAAGCCCGCATCGCCAAGCGCGACGACGATTGCGACTGCGTGACCGTGACCGCGCCCGTGGGCGGCGTGGTCCTCCATGTGGTGCGCGAGAGCGCGGGCGTCATCGAGGCGGGAACGCCGCTGCTGGAAATCGGCGATCCGGGCAATCTGGAGGTGGTGGTGGATCTCCTGTCGGAGGACGCCGTCGGCATCGAGCCCGGCCAGAAGGCCATCATCGCCGGCTGGGGCGGGCCGGATCTCGACGCGACGGTGCGCCGGGTCGAGCCCTTCGGACGCACGGAGGTCTCCGCCCTCGGCATCGAGGAGCAGCGCGTCGACGTCGTGCTGGATTTCACGCCCGCGCGCGAGGCCTGGCGCCGGCTGGGCCACGGCTATCGCGTCGATGTGCGGGTGATCCTGTTCGAGGGCGACGTGCTGCAGGTGCCGCTCGGCGCGCTGTTCCGCGATGGCGAGCAATGGGCGGTCTTCGTCGCCGAGGACGGACAGGCGCGGCTGCGCCCTGTGGAGGTCGGCGCCCGCAACGGGCTGTCCGCGGAGATCCGCGGCGGGCTCGCGGCGGGGGACCGCGTCGTGCTCTATCCGAGCGAGCGGATCGCAGACGGCACGGCAGTGTCCCAGAGATAG
- a CDS encoding ABC transporter permease, producing MTGLGMTSLNRKLLRELWRLRAQLVAIALVIASGAALLIMALSTIEALKETTEAYYERTRFADVFAEVKRAPERLARDIAEIPGVRLVETRISEGAILDMPDFAEPVIGQVISLPGHGPQLMNTLVLRSGRLAEPDRPDEVVVSEPFAEAHGLRPGDSFSAILRGRKRTLDVVGTALSPEFVYAIAPGGLMPDDKRFGVMWMGRDALAAAFDLKESFNSVTIGLLRGSSPDEVIARLDTLIAPYGGTGAYARADQTSNWFLQNEITQQENMASLLPTIFLAVAAFLTNMVMARLIETERREIGLLKAFGYGNWEIGWHYAKMVLVIGGIGVGLGSALGAWLGHWNTTLYAEFYRFPFLLYRPGPTSFLIAGSVSLGAALAGSLVAVRRAVALPPAEAMLPPAPPVYRQSWLSRAAFAKLLDEPTRMIFRRILRWPLRAFMASAGLAMSIAVLIMALQWLDAIDSLVDTAFIRSQHQDAAVSFNDVQPVVTVQSFKHLPGVMAAEPYRSVSARFRHGHLSKRQGIMGVPAGATLSPVYDTERGEIEVPPGGLTLSRKLAEILDAHMGDEVEVEILEGRQARLSLPVVRIFDTYMGTPAYMELSTLNRLMNDGRVISGLNIAVDDAQRPALLRELKDIPYVASILFRQAAIDTFYETMGSTMYIFVGFFIAFATILSIGVTYNSVRIALSERARELATLRVLGFSRWEISYILLGEIGLLTWLSIPLGSATGFGLAWYLTSAFETELFRVPLVILDATYGKAALIALASTVVCAAFVRRRLDRLDLVGVLKTRE from the coding sequence ATGACCGGCCTCGGCATGACCAGCCTCAACCGGAAACTCCTCCGCGAGCTCTGGCGCCTCCGGGCCCAGCTCGTCGCCATCGCGCTCGTCATCGCGTCGGGCGCCGCGCTCCTGATCATGGCGCTGTCCACCATCGAGGCGCTCAAGGAGACGACGGAAGCCTATTACGAGCGCACGCGCTTTGCCGACGTGTTCGCCGAGGTGAAGCGCGCGCCGGAACGGCTGGCCCGCGACATCGCGGAGATCCCGGGCGTCCGGCTCGTGGAGACGCGCATTTCCGAGGGCGCCATCCTCGACATGCCGGACTTCGCGGAGCCGGTGATCGGCCAGGTGATCTCGCTGCCCGGCCACGGGCCGCAGCTCATGAACACGCTCGTCCTGCGCTCCGGCCGGCTCGCCGAGCCCGACCGGCCCGACGAGGTGGTCGTGAGCGAGCCCTTCGCGGAGGCCCACGGGCTCAGGCCCGGCGACAGCTTCTCCGCCATCCTGCGCGGCCGCAAGCGCACGCTCGACGTGGTGGGCACGGCGCTCAGCCCGGAATTCGTCTATGCCATCGCGCCCGGCGGGCTGATGCCGGACGACAAGCGCTTCGGCGTCATGTGGATGGGCCGCGACGCGCTGGCGGCGGCCTTCGACCTGAAGGAAAGCTTCAACAGCGTCACCATCGGCCTGCTGCGCGGCTCGAGCCCCGACGAGGTGATCGCCCGGCTCGACACGCTCATCGCCCCCTATGGCGGCACCGGCGCCTATGCGCGCGCCGACCAGACCTCCAACTGGTTCCTGCAGAACGAGATCACCCAGCAGGAGAACATGGCGAGCCTCCTGCCGACCATCTTCCTCGCCGTCGCCGCCTTCCTGACCAATATGGTGATGGCGCGCCTGATCGAGACGGAGCGCCGCGAGATCGGCCTGCTGAAGGCCTTCGGCTACGGCAACTGGGAGATCGGCTGGCACTACGCCAAGATGGTGCTGGTGATCGGCGGCATCGGCGTCGGCCTCGGCTCGGCGCTCGGCGCCTGGCTCGGCCACTGGAACACCACGCTCTATGCGGAGTTCTACCGCTTCCCCTTCCTGCTCTACAGGCCCGGGCCGACGAGCTTCCTCATCGCCGGGTCGGTGAGCCTCGGCGCCGCGCTCGCCGGCAGCCTGGTCGCCGTGCGCCGGGCGGTCGCGCTGCCCCCGGCGGAGGCCATGCTGCCGCCCGCCCCGCCGGTCTACCGCCAGTCATGGCTCTCGCGCGCGGCCTTCGCGAAACTGCTCGACGAGCCCACGCGCATGATCTTCCGGCGCATCCTGCGCTGGCCGCTACGCGCCTTCATGGCCAGCGCCGGGCTCGCCATGTCCATCGCCGTGCTGATCATGGCGCTGCAATGGCTCGACGCCATAGACAGCCTCGTGGACACCGCCTTCATCCGCAGCCAGCATCAGGACGCCGCCGTCTCGTTCAACGACGTGCAGCCGGTCGTCACCGTGCAGAGCTTCAAGCACCTGCCGGGCGTCATGGCCGCCGAACCCTATCGCAGCGTGTCGGCGCGCTTCCGCCATGGCCATCTCTCCAAGCGGCAGGGCATCATGGGCGTGCCGGCAGGCGCGACGCTGAGCCCCGTCTACGACACCGAGCGCGGCGAGATAGAGGTCCCGCCCGGCGGCCTCACCCTGTCGCGCAAGCTCGCCGAGATCCTGGACGCACATATGGGCGACGAGGTCGAGGTGGAGATCCTGGAGGGCCGGCAGGCCCGGCTCTCCCTGCCGGTCGTTCGGATCTTCGACACCTATATGGGCACACCCGCCTATATGGAGCTTTCGACCCTCAACCGGCTGATGAACGACGGCCGGGTGATCTCCGGCCTCAACATCGCCGTCGACGACGCGCAGCGCCCGGCCCTGTTGCGCGAGCTCAAGGACATTCCCTATGTCGCTTCCATCCTGTTCCGGCAGGCCGCCATCGACACCTTCTACGAGACGATGGGCTCGACCATGTACATCTTCGTCGGCTTCTTCATCGCCTTCGCCACGATCCTGTCCATCGGCGTGACCTACAACTCGGTGCGCATCGCGCTGTCGGAACGCGCGCGCGAGCTCGCCACGCTGCGCGTCCTGGGGTTCAGCCGCTGGGAGATCTCCTACATCCTGCTCGGCGAGATCGGGCTCCTCACCTGGCTCTCCATTCCGCTCGGCTCCGCGACCGGCTTCGGGCTCGCCTGGTATCTCACCAGCGCCTTCGAGACGGAGCTGTTCCGCGTGCCGCTCGTGATCCTCGATGCAACCTATGGCAAGGCGGCGCTGATCGCACTAGCCTCCACCGTGGTCTGCGCCGCCTTCGTGCGCCGCCGGCTCGACCGACTGGACCTCGTCGGGGTCCTGAAGACAAGGGAGTAG